The Ananas comosus cultivar F153 linkage group 4, ASM154086v1, whole genome shotgun sequence region GCTGTAGTTATCtctgttctttttcttcttttttttttttctctcctcatATAGTTGTCTTAAGGGTTcattttattgttgttgttgttgttgttgctgaaCATAAAGAAGGGACTTGTATTGGTTTATGTGGGCCTAAGATTGAGACATATTTCGTGAGATAAATTAATGTCTAATATGCTAGATGAGTTTTCAATAGAACAATGTAAGATAATTCTGGGATTTGTATGATAATGTGATTATTTTTCAATGTTTTGTGGTGCAGTTTAGCCTTAGAATCTGATCTGAATGGGACACAAAATTTGCAACTAGTAGCAAAATAAGAGTGTTATAGCAATTCTACAACCCCCTGATTAGCTTTGTGGTGGGTCTTCATAGCAGATATCTTAGAACCTATTTGGCCTTGTTGGAGCATTTATAAAAATACCATTTTCTGAAAAGTTGTTTAGAACATACTAATAAGTTTACCGCACCTATTGTTTTTGGTTACAACAAAATACAAATTTCCAATTTCGAACCTCTGCTTTCACAGTTTGTAAAGCTTAGAGAGGAGTGAAGTGATTTTTGGTCTTAAATTCTCACTTTCGCTTTTTAACTTATCGTAACTCCACCAaccgtctctagcgcaagtggcaaagagtttggtgattggtatccgtggtcccaagttcaaatcctagttgattcatattttcagctaagtttacttctaaataaaataaatgaaatgagTAGCATGCTAcgtatctctcaaaaaaaaaacttatcgtAACTCCACTTTCAATTGAAACTCAAATTCTTTGAAATAACGTAAATAGCTTTGGACCATTCGAGGCCAAAGTCAATCAcggattaaaaaaaagagaatgatCATCTCACACCTTTGGTTTTTATATCATTCGCTTTCTATCAAACAAACAGCAAATTTGAAGGTACCCCAATTCCACCACTATACAAACaaacagtaaaaaaagaaaaaataataatttttacttcATCCGACAGCCTACTTTAGTTTGAACTTTACATTCGGCCAAGAGCAAGGCATCTTTTATGTTGTTTGCCTGGAAGAGTAGAGCAGGCATTGAGTCAAAGAAAAGTAAGAGAGCTCCTCTTCTCTCTAAGAAAGGTTGGCATAAGGAACCAATAATTCTACCCGTAAAGCCAAAGTTCCTATCCACTTGATAATAAAATCTCTATATATTCCTAATGCCCACCAGATCAGATTACTAAATCATAATTTCTTaattcaaaaacaaaattatcttatttaaaattcttaaatattaaaattagagATGGAACGAACGGCAGATCAATTTGCGAGCATAAAATCGAGTCCAACACGGAGGTAGGCATTTTTACCGACCTTCTCCCACAAAAAATGAATGAGCCTCGCCAAAAGCGACGACCCCAGAATCCTAGAAATGGAAAAGAATCACTCCGTATCCGTCGCATCACCGCAAGCAAGCTAACTCCAAGCAAAAGCCAAATTCGGCACGAAATTGGGTTGAtgaggcgagagagagagatggcacTGACCCACTTTGAAAATCTGGTAAGGTGCAATATCTTGttgcaaattattattattattattatatatatatatatatatactccccTTCTAATAAGAGAGAAGCTATTCAAAGAAGCTTCTATTAAGAGGACGAATCTTTTAAGGAATGGATGTGCATGCATTATTTCTCTGAAGAATGACTCACCATGCTTTCCCGTGATTGAGTGTTTGACCATGTCTTTACATTTTCCATTCTACAAAAATTTATGTACAATGTGAAAGTAATAACATTAATAGAATACTATTTATACATCGAATTCGTTTATTTGAATCTGACCAAATGTAATAAATCTGTGATTTCACCGGTCTCcactatcaaaattttgatgaaaacaAGTGTGTAATTCTATTTAAACAATATATACTTGTGCATAAGATCGAGTCATCAAACAGTCGGAAAAATTCCTCTTTTAagagaaaatataatatttttaaaaaataataatcatgaCGAGATGGATAAATTTTGTAGACAAATTAAATTGGTTAGAGACATAGATGATTTGGTGCTGctgaatattttaaaagatatttttccgAGCACACagaaattgttaaaaaaaaaaaaagaatcaaaataattaGGCACTAGAAAAaggctttctttcttttattttggggATAATATCCATATCCAAGTAGATTAGATGGGACTTATTGTGATCCATTCACACACAACCTTTCGTAGCCATTATCTAATAAGGTCATTTTCCTTGCGACATGGATTGCCCAAGATCGTACCTTTAACCACACAATTCCTAACCATCCAAAGAGgaatagtaaatataattaaaatgatCTTACACGCAAGAAGAGGATAGAGAAGAACTTTGAACTTTGAATACGCAATGGTACACCTCCCCCCCCCcacaccaaaaaagaaaaaaaaaaaaaagggaaaaggaaaagcttcAAGCAAGGGGAATTGGGGGATAAGGGGATCGACCAAAGAAGCAGAATACAaggcaaataaataaataaataaataaataaataaaccaataaagacaaaaaaaaaaagaatgcggATGTTGGAGAGATGTAGGAGAGAGGTGGAGAACTTATTCTCTAGACCTGGCCCACTAGATTCGCCGTGGACCGCTCAGTGATCTACCATTTaccttttgaattatttttaaatagttttaacaAATTAAGGTGGTATAAAATTCGTTAGTGATCCATAAAATTCAAAACCAGAATATTTctccaaatatatattttttttgataaaaataaattttaattaaaattaaagaggagacaaaatagaaaattaatcaaCTGTGCAAGCTACGGCTGAGgtggtaaaaaataatattccccCCCACGTACGGAGGTAAAGAGTGTCGGCTACCGAATTATAAAAACTTTCGCACGTGCGAGCTGAATGTGGGGGCGCTTTTCACATGAGCCAAccagaaccaaaaccaaaaccaaaaccaaaccaaaccaactCGCACACTTTTAACTTCCCATTTCTTTttcccctctccccctctctctctctctctctctctctctctctctggtaaTTATATTCTCATTTTATCACACCACActcaacccaacccaacccaacccaccacttccccctctctctctctctctctctccacctcttcatgcttcttctctctcctcttcccccCATCCCCACATAgctctctatattatatatgttgcctctcctctctctttccctccacatctctcctcctccctctacCACTCTCTTTCTAGTTCCAAGGTTCTCTCAATTTAATTAGCCTTGTTACTCACCACaaaattcctctctctctctctctctctctctctctcatatgtcCTTCATATTTtctaactaaaaattttaaattcatgatCATGTTAGCTCTTTGTTAAATTCCCTTGCTGTGTTTTTGCTTTGGGTCTTGTGCAGAGAGAGTGGAGGATTGGAGATGGCAGGCTGCAATGAAGAGAACAAAGCTCCACAAAGAGAAGAGGTAAGTTGTAATATtaatcctcttcttttttttaaaaatttttttaacaaacaaaaaatatattaaattttcggAGGAACAACTTATTGTAGTTTTATCAGTTTCTCAGGGGCACTCTGTTAAAGAGATCAAATCTTTGTCAAAGTTTTCATGAGAATTTCCTGTGAGATGAATCTTACTGCACTTTCGCGTAGTTTTGGTATTTGGAGGGTTGGACAAGTTAATCTATTACTAAAATTCCTCTGTTTATTGtccatatataatatagtgtAAAATAATGTGTGCTGTAGAATGCGAGTTCatgttaatttatttattgtaagTTTAAAATCAGTGAGCTTAGCAAAATGAGGGACAATAACTGCATTATACACCAAATTAGGAAACTAGTGAACTGgccctttctcttctttctttcttcttctttttttttttctttgaaaactGAATTATCTGAACTTGGAACCTGTACataggtgattttttttttaatttgaattgatTAACTCTGTTGGGAGATTTTCCTCCAGAGAAAAATGAGAAACTTTTttgcaaaaaagaagaagaagaagaagtaaaaaatgataaattgcTGATATGTGGACTAATTGTAGGTTCTAATGCTAATCTTTACCGGAGAATGCAATGATAGTCACAAAAATATATAGCATTATCCTCTAGTTGATCCTCCCCATTCTCAATCAACCataagattatatatgaaaattttcaagcTTCACGAGGATATACAATCAAAAATACTCTCTCTTTGTTACAAATAAACTGTATAACAAATTGCTTAAAAGGTAGAGAAAATTTAAACAACCCAAATACTCACTCGGGTTTCCTCCAAATTAGTATTAGGTGGAATTGTTTAAGTGCAGTATTCTCTGTTTATGCATGTCTCATACTCATAATTGGTTGATGCTTCCTAATCAAGGATAGTACCATGTGGTGCATTTAAATTATGCACTTGATTGATGTCACACTTATTCTAATATATTCAACCCTGTTTGTTCCCTGGGCAACTTAATATATTTGGATCTTTGGGCATTAGAAGAAGTTAATTATGCTTGCAAAGAGTCAGAAACGACTTGTTAAAACACAATATAAATCAAAAATGGCCGGATCCAGGAATACTATTGGACCATCCTCTCAAATTTGTTGGATGAAAAAGACCGTCTAATTAATTCTTGAAACCTCAACAAGGTCCCTCTTGTACAGCTAAGAGTGTAGGATTATCCATGCTTGAGATTTTTgactaattaaattttcaaagcTTTAGGAACCATAGGTTCTTAACTAGATCATCCCCATGTTAGGTGCTATATCCTTTTCGTAACCAAAAACTACTTATTGGGTCAATGTGGTAGAGAAATGTAAAGGCCACCCGCTGCTATCCTTGTCATATCATTGCTAAAAGGGTTGCAATTACTGAATAATCACAGATTCTAGTGTTTTCTTGCGCGACTCTTCTGGTATCTTATTAAATTACAGATAGGGACTTCTTATGTTCCATAAATACATGATAAGGTACAAATCTTTGTGAACCCCTGCATAGCTCAATGGCTGATATGATGTTAAATTAATGCGTTGGAGAGTTTGGCGAACGCTAAATATTGGCCACACCATATGATTTTTGCAGCTTTTCTTTGTGGACACCAAGCATTCTATTTTTTGGTATGGATATAAGTTTATACTTGCTCTTACATGTGGATTTTTATATGTACATAAAATTGCAGGCGTCAATGGAGAAGAAGTATGGTGGAATTGCACCTAAAAAGCCCTTAATCTCGAAGGTATGGTTAGTTGGCCAGCCATTTGTAAGTCGTCTTATTTTCCTTTCAAAGTAGCAAGGGGTTTATAATAGTAAATGGATTTGCTTCTATACTCCAAAAAGTAAAAGCTTGTGTAAACCATGTGTTCGGATAACTAGTAGTTTGAAGCTTTTGCTATGACAGAAAGTTTAAATCAGTTTTTGAGGCTCAAAGCAGAAGTTCTAATTTGAAACTAATACTTCTGCTGTACTGAAAATGATGTGAAAAGTTTTATTGAGAATACTGTTAGTGCTCAGAACAGCTCAATTCAGAGTGATGTGTCACTAATCCATCAACGATGAAGAGTGTCTATCTTGTTTTTGCAGGACCATGAGCGTGCCTATTTTGATTCCGCTGACTGGGTTCTTGGCAAGGTAATGAAAAATTCCCCATTGAGATAATACAAAATGTAGCTCAGGCTTGAATCCTGTAATCATGCATGCTTTTATTTCATCTTATATCGACTCCTTTGTTATCTATGTTTCCGTAGCAAGGAGCAAATAACAACACAAGGAATGCCATCGAATACTTGAAGCCCAAGTTGAAGGTATCATATGGTCCAATTCCGTCGTAAATGTTAAAAATTCCCTAGAGGAAGAACCTTTATTTAAGAAAACCGCATATTTGAAACTCGTGAGTAGTATGTATGATATTCAAATTGAGCGGCATGCAGGAAACTGCCGCACAAAACTGTTTAACTATCTCCTGTTGAAGAtaatgaaaatttgaaatttcaatcgATGGTCTTTGCAGCGAACACCGCATCATCAGCTCCCTCCCCGAAAGCCTACATTTACATCCAGTGGCGAGAATAGGGTAACCGGCCATCCTGCTAAAACCTAGTTCATTTTCTTCTATCGGATTGTAGTATTAGTTTGGCATGTCTAGTTTTATGATACGAAACTAATGCGTTCGTCATTTTCTTTTCCCAGGCTTAGCTAGCTATAAAAGATTGAGGAGGTTGATGATGGTTATCACTTTGTAAGTTCAGATGTGAATGCAACGGCGACGAttgatatgtatataattagTAATAACATCTGAAAATGGAGTGCCTCTGTTATCACAGTCCTGGGTATTAATTGAAGTTCTAATTTGATATGGTAGTATTACTTGTTGCTTCTTGTGCCCTTTGGCCCCATCTTTTCATTAATGTCCTCCTATGTTAACCTGCCTAAAATTTGCACAAAAACATGGGTTTCCTTTGGATATGCTTATTAACAGGTAAGCTTCTTTTGTTATTAGTTTTGTGAAGATCAATTTTATGAGTACCAAAGTTTGAAGTGCATATATGTTCTCTGGCCTGAGCAACACTCTCATTAATCTGCATAGACACTTTTGTTTTTCGACGCTAAGCATACAAAAAAGAAACTGAAATCATAGGGCTATAGTTGAagtttaactttgaaatttttctctccggaaaactaaaaaatttatctCCTAAAATTGGAGTTACAATTCTAGAGTTCCACAAATCAATATTCTTATTTGCTCCTATTCAGGAACATTTATGCTAAAGAATTGGCTTATAattccaaaaaattaaattatgtttaaaactGGGTCAAATATATCCCAGGTAATAGGATTTGGGCTTTGCCTGCTACATGCACATTTCATACAATTCCCAGCAATTGGGTTGGGCTACATTATGCGGCCCAGTCTATTAAATTTCTTAACAGatattcttttcttattttaggggggggaaaaaaaaaagaagatcttCCAAAAACTTTCTGTTGCAGGAGGAAACATGTCGAAAGCTTTgcattttttattacaaaattatttcaatTTCTTCCCACAACAAAACTTGTGTTTTGCTGTGTTTAAGAGTAATATATAGTGTTCTCCTGAGAGTGAAGCTGATCAAAGGGTACACGAAGTTATAAAAGTATAACAATTACTAGgtgaaaatttctaatttttcggTCTAAACTTTATCTATTTGAtttaaatatctctctcttttagaACTTAATGATATTTCGCACTACAAATTTACTGCAATTTTATTAAGGAATGTTTTGTtacttaacaaaatattttttatttgatccaaaaaaaaaacttaacaaGATATCCTTTTTTtgggggtatatatatatatatatatatagagtaggattgctgtgctctcaggagcacggaggtctccgtagacctccgtgctcctgagccattttcgatgatgaaatttttgaatcgacaattagctctgttagacttgatctggcgtatttgaagtttctagaaaataatttttgcgatttttcgatatcatttttctagcaattgaaaggattcaaaatcaataatttttaacgactgaaaataaaaattctataaaaagtagtgatatagtactaaaatttgttatcagaaatattgatcttgttgtagatagtataaagaattttctatcaaaatttcatctgatttgaatacttcaacaccgttaaacttgaaaacggcaaatatcaactattaaaaattattgattttgaactctttcgatcactagataaataatatcgaaaaatcgtaaaaactatttctagaaacttcaaatacactagatcaaatttaacggagccgatcatcgattcgaaaatttcatcatcgaaaacagctcaggagTAGCaatcctgctatatatatatatatatatatatatatatatatatatatagtaatagaataTTTTCAAGTAGGtgcgaatttatttatttatttatttatttatttttttagagataggtagcatgctacctgcttcgtttatttcattaagaaataaacttagctgaaaatgtgaatcaattaggattcgaacttaagatctcggataccaaccatcaagtcttttgtcacttgctttagaAACGGTCGGTAGATGCGAATTTATTTACTAactatacattatatattatgATGTTGTCGAAGCTACATGGGTGGGAATTATTCAAAAGCAAATCTACTTGACTGTTGATTTGAAAACCGAACGAGACGTAAATTGGATCTTTGTCGGGCTTGTTATTAATAATAGGCATGAATGATTGGTGGCTACAAATTAGGGATGGAGATAAAAGGGGGAAGCATATTATGATGATGCGTAAAACTAAGTGATGTGAGGAAGAGgctttgaaaagcaccaccacTGCTTCTCTTTCCAGCTCTAACCAAAACCCCACACCCTGGGCCCGTGTCAGGTCCTCAGCTGTAGCTATAGCTTAGGTCCCAAACCCTGCTTTCACCTTCCTAAGTTATCTTGTGGACCCGGCTCGCCACATCCGCCATGAACCACCCCAGCATCTCTCATGATGCTGACCAAAAGTAGAGATGGGATCGAAAACAGAAGACAGGTGCTTACATAGTTGATGCACAGTACGTATAAGCGGCATCCTATAAGGCCTAAggttgtttgaaaattttattacttcaACGGCATTATTAAGAGAAATAATATACTGGAGTAATAATGCCTCATCAGTAATCTTTGGTTTTTGTTGATTGTAAGAGTTCGTCTGAtcttgcttttattattgtttttagtaGTAGTAACCTCTAGCGAGCATAGTTGATGTTTGGTTCCGAAAGTTGTTaagtttttttgtttctatcggaaaccccaaaaaaaaaaaaaaaaaaaaaaaaaaaatcaatcatgGATTCAATAATATAATGTTTTTCCTAAAAGCATTACTTGTTTATCCTTTCATCAAATAGTGTGCACAGCTTGTTTAAGTTTTCAACTCTCCAACCTAGTGAAGGTTTtagtttttcttatttaccgGACGCTGTATTGAGATCGATCGATCGGTCGATTGAATATGCATATGTGAAGCTAAAAGCGAAAGCAGAAGCAGAGTCGAACATGCGCTAAGAAACCCTTGCCCGGTACCTCCCACGCCCACGCGCACGCGCACGGCACGTGCAGGAGATCGATAGAGCCAAGGAGACGACACCCTCCGGGGGGAAGGGGAAAAAACTGTTAATGGCCTAAAAGAGATTCCCTTTTTCTCGCAGAGAGGACGCCCCATTATTACTGCCACCTTTCTGTTTCCTTGTGGCTCTCCTATATATCCTCTGAGagagtggttttttttttgacgtTAGTGGGGATGCATGGGCCCAACATTTTTAATATATGGTCCGTGTGCTTAAATTTGCTCTAATTTCAACAGGTCCCCCATTCATTTTAGAGTCCATGGAATTGTACATTTGTTGTCCTTTTTGACTAAACAGGTACATGCATATTTGTCGAAACTATATAATTGCAGCCACTCCTGTAGAATTGGTTTGTAATTAACTTGGTACGTACCAAGCTCGACCGTCTCAGGGCTAGCTCGGAGATGACTCGGTTCAAGTATTGCTTTGAACAGAAATGGGCGTGTTGGTTTGGTTTCAGAATGCGCATATTTAGACGAGAGTTAATAAGCATGAGAATATGATTTCGATGCTATATGTGATTCATACTCGAGAAAGTACCTTATCGATTAAGTATCAATCTGTATATAGTATGATCAgatgtttcttctttttttttttgagagatagatagcacactatccggttcgtttgttttatttaaaaataaatttagcaagaaatgtgagttaattaggattcgaacttggaacctcggataccaaccaccaaattctttgccacttgatCAGATGTTTATATAAGTGATTGCTACTATGCATAAGTTGAGGATCAAGAGTTGCACGAGAgctcaatcaatcaatcaatcgcgcgcgcgcgcgagagagagagaga contains the following coding sequences:
- the LOC109708398 gene encoding uncharacterized protein LOC109708398, with the protein product MLPLLSLSLHISPPPSTTLFLVPRESGGLEMAGCNEENKAPQREEASMEKKYGGIAPKKPLISKDHERAYFDSADWVLGKQGANNNTRNAIEYLKPKLKRTPHHQLPPRKPTFTSSGENRA